The genomic interval CCAGTTGAAAGGCTCATGTGTGCGGCCTAGTTGTAGTGCTGCTAATGCTAACTCCTTGAACCAAGCGAACTCGAGGCTGCTTTATCACCCCTACCAAGATGTCACAAAATGTATGTAGGGTGTCAATTGTCCTTACGTCACGTAGACTTCACTATTGATTAATTTAATAAATATGATATGTGATATTGtgggcacttcagtctataagtAGGACGTCCTTCACTGCAGGTTTCTGTTGGAATTGGGTAACTTTGTGGACAATAGACAGGTCTTTTTAGGAATGTTTTTGTTGTGTTGAATATTTTATATGAAGGTTCATTTTTCCTCTAGCCACCATACTGCTCTTGTACACTTCACTGTGGACGTTGTGCCCTTCAGTATTCTCTGTCGTGCCACTAAAAGTGCATTATGTTAATTCATTACcgcccattgacagcgatagacgtccaattcattcaaaCATGGAGGGACTGGCAGTGACTacccatgtttcagtgccattcagTGCAAATGTTCGCTGCTAACCTTTccagccaaaatggattggacgcctagcactgtcaatggcatccagtcAGTTAACCGTATGATGAATGTTATTTATGTGTCGTTCATATCACAGGCTTGTTGGTCTCAAGGTGCTATTCACATGGGAAACAGGAGACCGATGAGGAGTTTGACGCACGCTGGGTCACCTACTTCAACAAGCAGGATATCGACGCTTGGGAGCTGAGAAAAGGTAAATTATCATTAGataactttttttcttaaagtcgGATCTTAGTGTTTTTGACTCATCTTGGGTGCAGAATCCAGAACAGTTTTTCACTACCACGTCAAGGTTAGCATTAAGATTcaattttttggtttaaaaaaaaaaaaaaaatatatatatatatatatatatatatatatatacacatacatacttacagtggtacctctacgtacgaagttaattcgctccaggaccttgtttataagcaggcatgaaaatcactcacctttcggcaaaattcgccgttttgaaatcagaaagggtgacctacgtgaattgtgtagatccgaggagaaattttttAGGGGGGAAGGGGGGTCGTAAGTGCATCTAACTAACGaacaacatgttttattgaggttgctaagcctgtcacgatatacaatgagtccatttatcgcaaggtaaataaaaatgagggcggtaatttttacggctgcgttttatcactcCGTGTGTGGGTGTAGATGacatgagactccagttgtcgtgtccagatgtttattggtcaacaacacgccgtagaattacggttcacacatacaaaattaggaaacacatctatattaaacactaaaccttagcattgctacactgagactaatgggggggaaaagtcaacttactttagccttctataaaacattggcagtcttttccaaaacggaaacttgcggttaaaaagtgaaacttcaaacatgaaaagtcactggttaacagcatttgcaaacgaaaaaatgggggggggggattctattagtgacaccacaagcaatgacgaaaagtgctttttgcggagtgtaaagttgtTGGCGGTTTagctcccacatacttcagaattaatactaaTATGTcaatactataatactacagaattcagattttacactaagaataactttaaaatgacaccctttttaaaaaagaatatgattggcaattaatattataattattataatactattatatatagtaggatactataataataatgctagacatttcttttataataattgttttgaatcatgtttgaaagtaggggtgggcgatatggccttaaacatgtatcacgataaatggagcagatttatctcgataacgataaatgacgataaagtcgtccaagcggactgttatataatttgaaaatctgaatcaatgcatgaaatacagattaacagtttcttgttgatttagttaccagcattcaatttgatatatttaacaaatgtacatgcagtctagacattaggtttatacaaatgaattgtaaacaataagaattcaagtatgagcatttataacagagtgtatggcttgaacaatgtacattgtcaaaatcgatatgcctgtgcaaacatgtcattgtaacacaaatgacttgcagctcgaacagtacacttcaaaaagacaatttattgttaatggctgctgtgacataattattcaatacaagtgtttactttatggtttcagggtcccccccccccccccccccagtgcattttttaataaatgcacacatactggactgtctcagaaaattagaatacacaatattctaattttctgagacagtcctgtatattgttctatgtaaaggacgtcagccaaggtcggccccccacatttttaccacgccaaatctggtcccctttgcaaaaagtttggacacccctgctttaaatggtggattaatgtacaggactgtctcagaaaattagaatattgtgtattctaattttctgagacagtccagtacatgaacccccaaacagacagacagacagacacacattaaagctatattgatcttctgcaaatgaaacacttaagattttatgatagaaataatgacacagaattaaacacatacagaaaaatagctggggccatttgtgctttatgctgaatgctttaccatcacataagctatcagagaaatcacacacagtcagatacaaaataacgcgacatagtaattgctagatgcagtccatgcccaatccactcattaaattcagccgtttcgacaaggttagagccgctatccgactccatcacgttcatttgtagcgttggccgctagcggccgctagcgttagcggctagcgttagcctgtggcctggctaccagtagaaagcactgaaagcaccatctccggaaattgtgagaacaagggaggacagctggtgaaagcccgtctggatgccaccaagagtctattaaatgtcgggtgaaagtttggcgaacctcccttaagccacactcatcacgttttgcttgtagcattagctgctagcgttagcttaccgggcttctgtttgattggcttcctgatgatcacgtgactccctacgtaagtacattcactgctttcttaaaggggaatgagcatagacgaacaacacagagtcaaagcgggatgaaaagactattttcttgttttattaatttaccgaatttaccgacatggtcaaaattacgtcggtcatcgtgaagaatttcggtgacggtaaattttcggtttaccgcccagctctatTTGAAAGGCGAAGTTACTGTTCTGAATCTGCACATTCCATTGTttcgcactagtaaatgctatcagctaaGCCTGCACAACACatcgtttgaacattgccatcACAATGTGCGCATAcgcaatagtcacatcgcaggatgtgcaattttttttccttttttttcaacatttaaacttttgttttacttcatgaacgcagcaagtgtgcagatcctggattGAACTGAGttataaaaactagggctgatggtgccatttttcagatcatcagaatttaaaaacaacatacagtggggcaaataagtatttagtcaatcactaattgtgcaagttctcccacttgaaaatattagacaggcctgtaatagtcaacatgggtaaacctcaaccacgagagacagaatgtggaaaaaaaaaacaaaaaaaaatttactttgtttgatttttaaagaattatttgcaaatcatggtggaaaataagtatttggtcaataccaaaagttcatctcaatactttgttatgtaccctttgttgacaataacggaggccaaacgttttctgtaactcttcacaagcttttcacacactgttgcttgtatttgacccattcctccatgcagatctcctctagagcagtgatgttttggggctgtcgttgggcaacacgaactttaaactccctccacagattttctatggagttgagatctggagactggctaggccactccaggactagagctgggaatctttgggcacctaacgattcaattacgattaagattcagaggctccgattagattataaaacgattattgatgcacccccccccctccttttttttttttttttttttttttttaattaaatgttttatacattagttccaaaattgttcaaaaatcctctcaggctaaaccaaactactatttcagtatcaagttaacatatagcagtaaacaaatatacaaaaataacagtaaataaaaaaactccagtcccctttctgtaacagcagctttaaactacattcaattcatttaatgttgtgaatcaactgttaaagttgttaaaattgctcccgttattccataatttcccttttgtctacttttgacatgtgaaagttttaaaactatttttaagatagattcaagtcaatattttaccgatttaggagtattttagataaaaagttaattaggtttgcttggaaggttcgctacaacagccttgcagggaagtgtactgctttaagatggcggccgtttactagctttttgtagatgtgctgctcacgctaccgaatcagtggtacatctagtcctatataaatgatatctaccattacattatgtggatgacgtacagtgtagcagcttttcggcagcagtcaggtatgttgttgtgtttttttatctcgtggcatgagttgagctagagccgtgagttgagcattggcattacccgaggggccgggtaatgagaagcatgatgtttagctactctcgctgcgttcttcctcgttgcgccccgaagaccgcgcggcgcgctgagtgtgttgtacttccgctttacttggcatatttcattaatcgaaatttggatgtttgtgaatcgttctggaatcttccacggccgaatcgcgaataatctaagaatcggaaattttgcacacctctatccaggaccttgaaatgcttcttacgaagccactcctttgttgccctggctgtgtgtttgggatcattgtcatgctgaaagacccagtcacgtctcatcttcaatgcccttgctgatggaaggagattttcactcaaaatctctcgatacatggccccattcattctttcctttacacagatcggtcGTCCCAGttacctttgcagaaaaaagccccaaagcatgatatttccacccccatgcttcacattgggtatggtgcaattcagtattctttttcctccaaacatcaacctgtgtttctaccaaaaagttctattttggtttcatctgaccataacacattctcccagtcctcttctggatcatccaaatgctctcaagcgaaccgtagacaggcctggacgtgtactttcttcagcaggaggacacgtctggcagtgcaggatttgagtccctgtcggcgcattgtgttactgatagtagcctttgttactgtggtcccagctctctgtaggtcatttagtACGTCCCCCCATgtttttctgggatttttgctcaccgttcttgttattattttgacgccacggggtgaggagggagttgaaagtccgtgttgcccaacgacaacaccaaaacatcattgctctagaggagatctgcatgaaggaatgggccaaaataccagcaacagtgtgtgaaaagcttgtgaagagttacagtaaacatttggcctctgttattgccaacaaagggtacataaaaaagtattgagatgaacttttggtattgaccaaatacttaatttccaccatgatttgcaaataaattctttaaaaatcaaacaatgtgattttccgttttttttccacattctgtctctcatggttgaggtctacccatgttgacaattaccggcctctctaatattttcaagtgggagaacttgcacaatttagtggttgactaaatacttatttgccccactgtacattcatgtttttctgcttcatgctcatacagcacCACAGTGTCTCagtctccctcctgctaggcggcgcgaccaaactgtttttcttcgtCAACAGTGCAGCTATCCCGAACGGAGCTATTTaagttatttggtgaaaattttctcgttttaatatcgcaatataatatcgcaaactccccaaaaattgcaataatagttttttccaatatccttCAGGccatatcagcatttgacctcagtgttgttcatgtgtgattaattattgttatttacatgtttatttgtactttagtaaagaatttaagtgttccaaaatgtttttgtgaattaataagcgtcaacaaaaatttcattgctaaattagtaattaaaaaaaaaaaaatagtcgactaattgtaaaaatagtcggctgactaatcgggagaaaattagtcgtttgggacagccctaccggaacatttttcctccacacccttctcacctttttaacccccgacccattttcatgcctgtataagTCGAACTGGTCGTATGTggggcaggattttcccataagaatacattataattccattaattcgttccacagcccgaaaacttacactaaatccttaataaatagtgctggtactattacaaatggcaattacacttagcaaaacaaataaattataaataaaaatagatgataaagacctgacaaagctggctatctctttggcgatgttaccgcaataataattgtcacttaacttataaagactagcgAACGGTGGTTAGAGGGGGACcgcggagatgtattgttgagcctgttcacggatgcgcaccccacgctaatatttttctataatttgcatcttcatttcaatggtaagcgtcaccgttttccttgtttcaccaaccttttttgaaacctgtgttgatttctctcgcaaaaaaatcagccgtgcgtccgtctgcggtgttgttgtcgtatttcaagcatgtcgtcggatgtagaaacaaatagcgagtcaaattttatgttggatgccgaaaagatcgtgtgtcgaagcgatcattgTACTTGACACAAGTGCAAGCTGTATTTAACCCTTTTACACCTAAGTCTATTTTGTCTGAATTTGCATGTCTGTGATTTTAactttatatttcaaataaaaaaatgttcgcagtggccaggttgggtcccttttttcaggacatcataaccttcatgtccaaactgttgttttcttcactgaccaattataatcaatatttggacccaaaaagaaaaaaaaaatccccaaatcttttgtcaaaatttgtaatgttgatgtcccactgacgaccaaacatgctcgaccaaccgttttgaagcctgataatatttattcaacatgctagcaaataagactgaatagttttatgtttgacaattcaacacaaacagcatatatggtcataggcgtttttggctttTACATATActgtggtcaaaacaggttctaTATAGTGCAAAATAGGCTTCACAGATGATATGGGTAAAAGTTTCgccgccgacacgttcggtgttaaagggttaagaaaaAAGTATTGACATACACTGatatatgaaaaaaacagtcattACTGCAATGTTTATTTgccactacagtggtacctctacgggGTGGGGtcggaagattaaaaaaaaaaaagtatattattattatcaagtGATTAACGTAGTATGGGTGtgccaaaaatcgattattagattgttgttgttcttctgtgctcgttattttttagagcgagactgGAAAAGAGACAGGTCATTGCTTTTtacctttcagttgtccagcagtaggtttaAGTCGTGTTAATTCCATTTGAAGTTTTGCGTTGTTTGGTGTTGTACAAAAGTTattccagatgcagaacgtgtaaaaccaggattaagtacagcggtaacactacaaacatgcgaaatagtacagaaatctgtgataacaaagtatattggttaaaagaagtcttatgtcTAAAGAcacttgtttccagaaaatgtggaattcattccaccagtgtaaattttattgtattgttgacagaaataagtactgctgtatgaaacagctaatgttttagcaccttcttgtgaaaaagagcattttgttttgtataggcatgttgagaaataagtactgcctttaatggtttatgattttgcattttcttgtaaacttttttctttttttaagggcaactttttgttgtatgggcatgtttccattgttcctgttgaatcattacgatattttaaataaataatggacataaatttgtttggctacttcatTACATAGTAATGAATGACGCATGGATAAtcatgatcatcgtcaataccgtgatcatcgttcaataatcaaatcgtagcaccctgaatcgtaatcgaatcgaatggtGGGGTGCCTCCAGCAGAtcactgaaacacagtgtgggttgaaaaataaaagaataaagaataaaagttcatACACTCCAGTAAAGCTGTTGCAACACAAGGGGCGAATGaaaaggacgctgggatacacacatacagtcgtggtccctcttagccaattggatgccaggaatgctagggaatagccaatggcagagcagctataagtatgataCATTCAgtgaactctgggagctgcgaggatcagacatactgtatttttgcctttcgcatCCTGAAATGTGTTTGTAACAAgatgcaatattttcccgtggaggcgtgcgtgtcttaacctgaaaattctgtatgtagatgtttataagtagaggtaccactgtacattttgcaatagtacattcataacaagagtaaggctgtcaaaattatcgcgttaacaggcgttaattaatttttttaattaatcacgttaaaatatttgacgcaattaacgcactaggcccgctcagacagatttaaatgtcagtacagtgaaaggcaaacttgttaattgtgttttatggagtttttccgccctctgctggcgcttgagtgtgacttgcatatgttatgtggcgtaatgtcgccctctgctggcgattcagtgcagctgattatttgggtttcggcgcgcttttctgacgtgattatatgtcgacgcgaactcacactagtaGACAGtggtattcagaccagctaacgtccgcatccagtattcagtggcagttctcatagccccatcacactgtttgtgtctaatacatgcatcacttgtgagttatattcctcctttgtttatattcatgagcattagatagttattgatgatgtgtatttgaatttgttcacatatatggtgaaatgcagttacattgttagatgcttgtgagctaattggctagtcctactgctcaaatggacacgtgtgtgtacattttatgttattttgtgatttatgcaagttattgacacattgccttgttattttcagttttacaaaaatacaagaaacgtgctcctgtcaaaaagagatgacttcagtaaagcccatgcaacattgccacaccgtctgatttctttttggaacttatgttcgctatctgtcaatttgtgtactcacacacattgaggacagaatagggctactagtttattttttgattgaaaattttacaaatttaattaaaacgaaaacattaagaggcgttttaatataacatttctataacttgtactaatattcatcttttaagaactacaagtctttctatccatggatcactttaacagaatgttaataatgttaatgccatcttgttgatttattgttataataaacaaatacagtccttatgtaccgtatgttgaatgtatatatccatcttgtcttatctttccattccaacaataatttacagaaaatatggcatattttatagatggtttgaattgcgattaattgcgattaattaatttttaagctgtaattaactcgattaaaaatgttaatcgtttgacagccctaaacaagagaagaaaaaatttgacatACTAGAAAAAAACCACACAATTTTGGAATAAGTCAGCCAATTTAGTTTTAATCAGCAATCTAACTCAACACTTCTTTCCAAATTATTCAGTCTAATTGAGAGATCACAAGAAAACAAGCAAAGATTGCTACAAAATGCGTTAAGACTGAGACCTACACACAGAGCCATAAACTTCCATAAAGTCACAGTAGTGCTTCATGTTGTTTTGTGTAAGTTTGATCATGGTTACATTCTTGTCACGTAAGAAGTTGCATTAAAAAGTTGCCCCTGTGCGACAGGAAACAAGATATTCATTAGTGTGTGCCATGTTGAAAAATGTGCATTTCATCTGCCACGATGCATGTGTCCAGGAATGAACACGTTGGTTGGTTACGATCTGGTACCCGAGCCAAAGATTATTGAGGCGGCGCTACGAGCTTGTCGGAGATTAAACGACTTGGCCAGTGCAATCCGAATTCTGGAAGCTGTCAAGGTGAGAGGGCGTGCTGCTTGTCGCCATTTGTctgattattaactcatttgctaccaaaaacgtataaatacgttctatttttatttgctTCAGTgttccaaaaatgtatttataagtcttttgcgtgtttttttttttttttttttgacaagaggccTCTATAGCAGACATgttcaaagtccggcccgggggccaaatgcggcccgtggtctaaTTTCATCCGGGCCCCAGCCTctttcataaaatcaataacgtctggcccgcacacagacttaatgaattggtcagcagcactgctaccagcatatgaaatagcttacacactaaatgcttctCATCATTTACCcattaaaaggcagcagcactctaaacaacattacccagtgtgaccttttactcccaattttctaaaatggcgacaatcaacaaaaaaaagacagttgactgcgacggccgacgcttcaagaataggtggaaattggattacttcttcactaaaatacgcaacaactgtgtccccCTCATTTGCAAGGAgaaagtcgctgtttttaaagagttcaatgtgaggcgatatgaccaaacaagacacactacACTGACTTGTACGACagaattacagggaagatacgtagcgagaaattgaagcaacttgaagctagtttaattttacagcagcagtattttgcaagagcccgagagtcgaaagagaacgccacaaagggtagttgcgagattgttgaaattattaattaaaaataaataataaagcaatgtgacacacataatggcttacttaaatttgtttaaatatatttttctatgtaaaggacgtcagccaaggtaggcccccccacatttttgccacactaaatctggccccctttgcaaaaagtttggacacccctgctctataggTTCCGATGTACCTAAgatacaatgcacaaagctcaaaacccatcttaaagcaaaaaaaaaaactggccactggaggtcagtagcgcatttggtaagaactcatctctggccaagaaaggaagtaaagaaagatagtcaggaaacggaagttggagggatcttgtgatgaCGCGTGACAATCTGAGAAAAATGTGGCGAACGATCAGaacaaaaaaggcaaacgacactggagcagtgttttgaaaagaaaaggaaaccatcgtcaaagaaggatttttaaaaaatctatcttgatgagacagacggtgatgtcaataattacacaatgctcatggtgctgaaacctataaaatcagtcgcacccaagcgccagcagcgggcgacaaaacaccaaaaaacacaagtaacaagttgatatgacactgctgtcattttaatctgtga from Corythoichthys intestinalis isolate RoL2023-P3 chromosome 5, ASM3026506v1, whole genome shotgun sequence carries:
- the LOC130916775 gene encoding cytochrome c oxidase subunit 5A, mitochondrial, producing the protein MFRAALRLSFSGVRSLTPTKPACQGLLVSRCYSHGKQETDEEFDARWVTYFNKQDIDAWELRKGMNTLVGYDLVPEPKIIEAALRACRRLNDLASAIRILEAVKDKAGPHKEIYPYLLQELRPTLEELGISTPEELGIDKV